The Eublepharis macularius isolate TG4126 chromosome 8, MPM_Emac_v1.0, whole genome shotgun sequence genome contains a region encoding:
- the TMEM167A gene encoding protein kish-A: protein MSAIFNFQSLLTVILLLICTCAYIRSLAPKLLDTNQTGLLGIFWKCARIGERKSPYVAVCCIAMAFSILFVQ from the exons ATG TCTGCAATCTTCAATTTTCAGAGTCTACTGACGGTAATCCTACTCCTTATTTGTACCTGTGCCTACATAAGATCCTTGGCTCCCAAATTACTGGATACCAATCAAACTGG ATTACTGGGCATATTCTGGAAGTGTGCCAGGATTG GTGAACGGAAGAGCCCTTACGTAGCCGTGTGTTGTATAGCAATGGCCTTCAGTATTCTGTTTGTACAGTAA